From the Candidatus Hydrogenedentota bacterium genome, the window GCTGGGAAGTTCTTCAACCTATCGGAGACAGGATGCCTTATGACTTGGTCTTCGAGGTTGATGAGGTTTTCATCAAAGTTCAGGTCAAGAGTGCTTGGTTCGACAAACAACGAGGCAACTACGTTGT encodes:
- a CDS encoding endonuclease, with amino-acid sequence MSTKLTGDIAEQAAVLQALKRGWEVLQPIGDRMPYDLVFEVDEVFIKVQVKSAWFDKQRGNYVV